A part of Synchiropus splendidus isolate RoL2022-P1 chromosome 19, RoL_Sspl_1.0, whole genome shotgun sequence genomic DNA contains:
- the snrnp25 gene encoding U11/U12 small nuclear ribonucleoprotein 25 kDa protein, which produces MADTVAEAPPKDEEEGDLKSMVAYEDAEEDVESLPHSEILDIFEEGLARLVQNPLLCDLPIQVTLEEVNSQIALEYGQAMTVRVLRADGDVMPIVVVQNASLLDLKKAIRRFMELKQQREGGVKHISWRYIWRTYSLVFQGEKLDDDKMKLKDYGIRNRDEVTFVKKLRRK; this is translated from the exons ATGGCGGACACGGTGGCTGAAGCGCCACCgaaggatgaagaagagggagaTCTCAAAAGCATGGTCGCTTATGAAGATGCGGAGGAAGATGTGGAGAGTCTCCCTCACTCAGAAATTCTGGATATATTTGAAGAAGGACTCGCCCGACTTGTCCAGAATCCTCTACTGTGTGACCTACCCATTCAG GTGACTCTGGAGGAGGTGAACTCTCAGATTGCTCTGGAGTACGGTCAGGCCATGACAGTCAGAGTGTTGAGGGCCGATGGCGACGTCATGC CCATCGTCGTGGTCCAGAACGCTTCACTGCTGGATCTGAAAAAGGCCATTCGCAGGTTCATGGAGCTGAAACAGCAGCGGGagggtggagtcaagcacatcagctg GAGATACATTTGGAGAACTTATAGTTTGGTGTTCCAAGGGGAGAAGCTGGACGATGACAAGATGAAGCTGAAAGA CTATGGGATCAGGAACAGGGATGAAGTGACGTTTGTGAAgaagctgaggaggaagtga
- the mgrn1b gene encoding E3 ubiquitin-protein ligase MGRN1b isoform X3 translates to MGSILSRRIAGVEDIDIQANSAYRFPPKSGNYFASHFFMGGEKFDTPHPEGYLFGENMDLNFLGNRPVQFPYVTPAPHEPVKTLRSLVNIRKDSLRLVRYKDDLDGSGEEGAKPKVQYGVEFTFDADARVAITLYCQAFEEFSNGMAIYSPKEASLASETVHYKRGVNQQFSMPSFKIDFSEWKEEDLNFDLDRGMFPMVIQAVVDEGDDCLGHAHVLLAAFERHVDGSFSVKPLKQKQIVDRVSYLLQEIYGIENKNNQETKPSDDENSDNSNECVVCLSDLRDTLILPCRHLCLCNSCADTLRYQANNCPICRLPFRALLQIRAVRKKPGALSPVSFSPVLAQTMDHDEHSSTDSVPPGFEPISLLEALNGLRSVSPPIPSAPLYEDINFSGGLGGDGRQLSSPEHLSDSSLQKGKVSKSPDSTLRSPSSPIQEEDEEKLSEMSDAQPHTLLSSSPAPTDATATEDAAESLSPDDEDRLHAGGDILQDCSSERSSLTKTESGDPGDLSLPGSSESTESLKSQSTNCSSQPLLYPTSSLHMEDEHLGP, encoded by the exons ATGGGGTCCATCCTGAGTCGCCGTATCGCTGGTGTAGAGGACATCGACATCCAGGCGAACTCGGCCTATAGGTTTCCTCCTAAATCAG GAAATTACTTTGCAAGTCACTTTTTCATGGGAGGGGAGAAGTTCGACACCCCTCATCCCGAGGGTTATCTGTTTGGGGAGAACATGGACTTGAATTTTCTTGGAAATCGGCCAGTTCAG TTTCCCTATGTGACGCCTGCGCCGCATGAGCCGGTGAAAACTCTGAGGAGCCTGGTAAACATCAGGAAGGACTCGCTGCGCTTGGTCAG GTACAAGGACGATTTGGATGGTTCTGGAGAAGAGGGAGCGAAACCGAAGGTCCAGTACGGAGTGGAGTTCACGTTCGATGCTGACGCTCGTGTGGCCATCACTCTCTATTGTCAAGCGTTCGAGGAGTTTTCCAACGGGATGGCAAT CTACAGCCCCAAAGAGGCTTCTCTGGCGTCGGAGACTGTTCACTACAAGAGAGGAGTGAACCAGCAGTTCTCCATGCCGTCGTTCAAGATCGACTTCAGCGAGTGGAAGGAGGAAGAC ctgaactttgaccttgaCCGAGGCATGTTTCCGATGGTCATCCAAGCGGTGGTGGATGAAGGCGATG ATTGTCTGGGTCATGCTCATGTACTTCTGGCCGCGTTTGAAAGA CACGTGGATGGCAGTTTTTCGGTCAAGCCcctgaaacaaaagcaaatc GTGGATCGTGTCAGCTACCTCTTACAGGAGATCTATGGGatcgaaaacaaaaacaaccaggAGACCAAG CCCTCCGACGACGAGAACAGCGATAACAGTAATGAATGTGTGGTCTGCTTGTCCGATCTGCGCGACACACTTATCCTGCCCTGCAGACACTTGTGTCTCTGCAACTCCTGCGCTGACACGCTGCGCTACCAGGCCAACAACTGCCCCATCTGCAGGCTGC CCTTCAGAGCTTTACTGCAGATCAGAGCTGTGAGGAAAAAGCCCGGAGCGCTCTCGCCGGTCTCCTTCAGTCCGGTTCTGGCTCAGACGATGGACCATGACGAGCACTCT AGCACAGACTCGGTGCCCCCGGGCTTCGAGCCCATCTCCCTGTTGGAGGCCCTGAACGGCCTCCGCTCCGTGTCCCCACCCAtcccctctgctcctctctACGAGGACATCAACTTCTCGGGTGGTCTCGGCGGCGACGGTCGGCAGCTCAGCTCCCCGGAGCACTTGAGCGACAGCAGCCTGCAGAAGGGCAAAGTCAGCAAGTCGCCTGACAG CACCCTTCGGTCTCCGTCTTCTCCGAtccaggaggaggacgaggagaaaCTGTCGGAGATGTCTGACGCTCAGCCTCACACTCTTCTGTCCAGCAGCCCGGCTCCCACAGAC GCGACAGCGACAGAGGACGCGGCCGAGTCTTTGTCCCCAGATGATG AAGACAGGCTTCATGCAGGAGGCGACATCTTACAGGACTGCAGCAGCGAGCGCAGCAGCTTAACAAAAACCGAGAGCGGCGACCCCGGTGACCTTTCTCTGCCTG GCTCGTCCGAGTCGACCGAAAGCTTGAAGAGCCAGAGCACCAACTGCTCCAGCCAGCCTTTACTGTATCCAACAAGCAGCCTTCACATGGAGGACGAGCACCTGGGGCCCTGA
- the mgrn1b gene encoding E3 ubiquitin-protein ligase MGRN1b isoform X5 — translation MGSILSRRIAGVEDIDIQANSAYRFPPKSGNYFASHFFMGGEKFDTPHPEGYLFGENMDLNFLGNRPVQFPYVTPAPHEPVKTLRSLVNIRKDSLRLVRYKDDLDGSGEEGAKPKVQYGVEFTFDADARVAITLYCQAFEEFSNGMAIYSPKEASLASETVHYKRGVNQQFSMPSFKIDFSEWKEEDLNFDLDRGMFPMVIQAVVDEGDDCLGHAHVLLAAFERHVDGSFSVKPLKQKQIVDRVSYLLQEIYGIENKNNQETKPSDDENSDNSNECVVCLSDLRDTLILPCRHLCLCNSCADTLRYQANNCPICRLPFRALLQIRAVRKKPGALSPVSFSPVLAQTMDHDEHSSTDSVPPGFEPISLLEALNGLRSVSPPIPSAPLYEDINFSGGLGGDGRQLSSPEHLSDSSLQKGKVSKSPDSTLRSPSSPIQEEDEEKLSEMSDAQPHTLLSSSPAPTDATATEDAAESLSPDDEDRLHAGGDILQDCSSERSSLTKTESGDPGDLSLPALGPDSCSIGMEE, via the exons ATGGGGTCCATCCTGAGTCGCCGTATCGCTGGTGTAGAGGACATCGACATCCAGGCGAACTCGGCCTATAGGTTTCCTCCTAAATCAG GAAATTACTTTGCAAGTCACTTTTTCATGGGAGGGGAGAAGTTCGACACCCCTCATCCCGAGGGTTATCTGTTTGGGGAGAACATGGACTTGAATTTTCTTGGAAATCGGCCAGTTCAG TTTCCCTATGTGACGCCTGCGCCGCATGAGCCGGTGAAAACTCTGAGGAGCCTGGTAAACATCAGGAAGGACTCGCTGCGCTTGGTCAG GTACAAGGACGATTTGGATGGTTCTGGAGAAGAGGGAGCGAAACCGAAGGTCCAGTACGGAGTGGAGTTCACGTTCGATGCTGACGCTCGTGTGGCCATCACTCTCTATTGTCAAGCGTTCGAGGAGTTTTCCAACGGGATGGCAAT CTACAGCCCCAAAGAGGCTTCTCTGGCGTCGGAGACTGTTCACTACAAGAGAGGAGTGAACCAGCAGTTCTCCATGCCGTCGTTCAAGATCGACTTCAGCGAGTGGAAGGAGGAAGAC ctgaactttgaccttgaCCGAGGCATGTTTCCGATGGTCATCCAAGCGGTGGTGGATGAAGGCGATG ATTGTCTGGGTCATGCTCATGTACTTCTGGCCGCGTTTGAAAGA CACGTGGATGGCAGTTTTTCGGTCAAGCCcctgaaacaaaagcaaatc GTGGATCGTGTCAGCTACCTCTTACAGGAGATCTATGGGatcgaaaacaaaaacaaccaggAGACCAAG CCCTCCGACGACGAGAACAGCGATAACAGTAATGAATGTGTGGTCTGCTTGTCCGATCTGCGCGACACACTTATCCTGCCCTGCAGACACTTGTGTCTCTGCAACTCCTGCGCTGACACGCTGCGCTACCAGGCCAACAACTGCCCCATCTGCAGGCTGC CCTTCAGAGCTTTACTGCAGATCAGAGCTGTGAGGAAAAAGCCCGGAGCGCTCTCGCCGGTCTCCTTCAGTCCGGTTCTGGCTCAGACGATGGACCATGACGAGCACTCT AGCACAGACTCGGTGCCCCCGGGCTTCGAGCCCATCTCCCTGTTGGAGGCCCTGAACGGCCTCCGCTCCGTGTCCCCACCCAtcccctctgctcctctctACGAGGACATCAACTTCTCGGGTGGTCTCGGCGGCGACGGTCGGCAGCTCAGCTCCCCGGAGCACTTGAGCGACAGCAGCCTGCAGAAGGGCAAAGTCAGCAAGTCGCCTGACAG CACCCTTCGGTCTCCGTCTTCTCCGAtccaggaggaggacgaggagaaaCTGTCGGAGATGTCTGACGCTCAGCCTCACACTCTTCTGTCCAGCAGCCCGGCTCCCACAGAC GCGACAGCGACAGAGGACGCGGCCGAGTCTTTGTCCCCAGATGATG AAGACAGGCTTCATGCAGGAGGCGACATCTTACAGGACTGCAGCAGCGAGCGCAGCAGCTTAACAAAAACCGAGAGCGGCGACCCCGGTGACCTTTCTCTGCCTG CTCTAGGTCCTGACTCCTGCTCTATTGGTATGGAGGAGTAA
- the mgrn1b gene encoding E3 ubiquitin-protein ligase MGRN1b isoform X4, producing the protein MGSILSRRIAGVEDIDIQANSAYRFPPKSGNYFASHFFMGGEKFDTPHPEGYLFGENMDLNFLGNRPVQFPYVTPAPHEPVKTLRSLVNIRKDSLRLVRYKDDLDGSGEEGAKPKVQYGVEFTFDADARVAITLYCQAFEEFSNGMAIYSPKEASLASETVHYKRGVNQQFSMPSFKIDFSEWKEEDLNFDLDRGMFPMVIQAVVDEGDDCLGHAHVLLAAFERHVDGSFSVKPLKQKQIVDRVSYLLQEIYGIENKNNQETKPSDDENSDNSNECVVCLSDLRDTLILPCRHLCLCNSCADTLRYQANNCPICRLPFRALLQIRAVRKKPGALSPVSFSPVLAQTMDHDEHSVSATLYSAPFAFALTFLFVFQQSTDSVPPGFEPISLLEALNGLRSVSPPIPSAPLYEDINFSGGLGGDGRQLSSPEHLSDSSLQKGKVSKSPDSTLRSPSSPIQEEDEEKLSEMSDAQPHTLLSSSPAPTDATATEDAAESLSPDDEDRLHAGGDILQDCSSERSSLTKTESGDPGDLSLPALGPDSCSIGMEE; encoded by the exons ATGGGGTCCATCCTGAGTCGCCGTATCGCTGGTGTAGAGGACATCGACATCCAGGCGAACTCGGCCTATAGGTTTCCTCCTAAATCAG GAAATTACTTTGCAAGTCACTTTTTCATGGGAGGGGAGAAGTTCGACACCCCTCATCCCGAGGGTTATCTGTTTGGGGAGAACATGGACTTGAATTTTCTTGGAAATCGGCCAGTTCAG TTTCCCTATGTGACGCCTGCGCCGCATGAGCCGGTGAAAACTCTGAGGAGCCTGGTAAACATCAGGAAGGACTCGCTGCGCTTGGTCAG GTACAAGGACGATTTGGATGGTTCTGGAGAAGAGGGAGCGAAACCGAAGGTCCAGTACGGAGTGGAGTTCACGTTCGATGCTGACGCTCGTGTGGCCATCACTCTCTATTGTCAAGCGTTCGAGGAGTTTTCCAACGGGATGGCAAT CTACAGCCCCAAAGAGGCTTCTCTGGCGTCGGAGACTGTTCACTACAAGAGAGGAGTGAACCAGCAGTTCTCCATGCCGTCGTTCAAGATCGACTTCAGCGAGTGGAAGGAGGAAGAC ctgaactttgaccttgaCCGAGGCATGTTTCCGATGGTCATCCAAGCGGTGGTGGATGAAGGCGATG ATTGTCTGGGTCATGCTCATGTACTTCTGGCCGCGTTTGAAAGA CACGTGGATGGCAGTTTTTCGGTCAAGCCcctgaaacaaaagcaaatc GTGGATCGTGTCAGCTACCTCTTACAGGAGATCTATGGGatcgaaaacaaaaacaaccaggAGACCAAG CCCTCCGACGACGAGAACAGCGATAACAGTAATGAATGTGTGGTCTGCTTGTCCGATCTGCGCGACACACTTATCCTGCCCTGCAGACACTTGTGTCTCTGCAACTCCTGCGCTGACACGCTGCGCTACCAGGCCAACAACTGCCCCATCTGCAGGCTGC CCTTCAGAGCTTTACTGCAGATCAGAGCTGTGAGGAAAAAGCCCGGAGCGCTCTCGCCGGTCTCCTTCAGTCCGGTTCTGGCTCAGACGATGGACCATGACGAGCACTCTGTTAGTGCAACGCTTTATTCAGCTCCGTTTGCTTTTGCACTTACTTTCCTGTTTGTGTTCCAGCAGAGCACAGACTCGGTGCCCCCGGGCTTCGAGCCCATCTCCCTGTTGGAGGCCCTGAACGGCCTCCGCTCCGTGTCCCCACCCAtcccctctgctcctctctACGAGGACATCAACTTCTCGGGTGGTCTCGGCGGCGACGGTCGGCAGCTCAGCTCCCCGGAGCACTTGAGCGACAGCAGCCTGCAGAAGGGCAAAGTCAGCAAGTCGCCTGACAG CACCCTTCGGTCTCCGTCTTCTCCGAtccaggaggaggacgaggagaaaCTGTCGGAGATGTCTGACGCTCAGCCTCACACTCTTCTGTCCAGCAGCCCGGCTCCCACAGAC GCGACAGCGACAGAGGACGCGGCCGAGTCTTTGTCCCCAGATGATG AAGACAGGCTTCATGCAGGAGGCGACATCTTACAGGACTGCAGCAGCGAGCGCAGCAGCTTAACAAAAACCGAGAGCGGCGACCCCGGTGACCTTTCTCTGCCTG CTCTAGGTCCTGACTCCTGCTCTATTGGTATGGAGGAGTAA
- the mgrn1b gene encoding E3 ubiquitin-protein ligase MGRN1b isoform X1 codes for MGSILSRRIAGVEDIDIQANSAYRFPPKSGNYFASHFFMGGEKFDTPHPEGYLFGENMDLNFLGNRPVQFPYVTPAPHEPVKTLRSLVNIRKDSLRLVRYKDDLDGSGEEGAKPKVQYGVEFTFDADARVAITLYCQAFEEFSNGMAIYSPKEASLASETVHYKRGVNQQFSMPSFKIDFSEWKEEDLNFDLDRGMFPMVIQAVVDEGDDCLGHAHVLLAAFERHVDGSFSVKPLKQKQIVDRVSYLLQEIYGIENKNNQETKPSDDENSDNSNECVVCLSDLRDTLILPCRHLCLCNSCADTLRYQANNCPICRLPFRALLQIRAVRKKPGALSPVSFSPVLAQTMDHDEHSVSATLYSAPFAFALTFLFVFQQSTDSVPPGFEPISLLEALNGLRSVSPPIPSAPLYEDINFSGGLGGDGRQLSSPEHLSDSSLQKGKVSKSPDSTLRSPSSPIQEEDEEKLSEMSDAQPHTLLSSSPAPTDATATEDAAESLSPDDEDRLHAGGDILQDCSSERSSLTKTESGDPGDLSLPGSSESTESLKSQSTNCSSQPLLYPTSSLHMEDEHLGP; via the exons ATGGGGTCCATCCTGAGTCGCCGTATCGCTGGTGTAGAGGACATCGACATCCAGGCGAACTCGGCCTATAGGTTTCCTCCTAAATCAG GAAATTACTTTGCAAGTCACTTTTTCATGGGAGGGGAGAAGTTCGACACCCCTCATCCCGAGGGTTATCTGTTTGGGGAGAACATGGACTTGAATTTTCTTGGAAATCGGCCAGTTCAG TTTCCCTATGTGACGCCTGCGCCGCATGAGCCGGTGAAAACTCTGAGGAGCCTGGTAAACATCAGGAAGGACTCGCTGCGCTTGGTCAG GTACAAGGACGATTTGGATGGTTCTGGAGAAGAGGGAGCGAAACCGAAGGTCCAGTACGGAGTGGAGTTCACGTTCGATGCTGACGCTCGTGTGGCCATCACTCTCTATTGTCAAGCGTTCGAGGAGTTTTCCAACGGGATGGCAAT CTACAGCCCCAAAGAGGCTTCTCTGGCGTCGGAGACTGTTCACTACAAGAGAGGAGTGAACCAGCAGTTCTCCATGCCGTCGTTCAAGATCGACTTCAGCGAGTGGAAGGAGGAAGAC ctgaactttgaccttgaCCGAGGCATGTTTCCGATGGTCATCCAAGCGGTGGTGGATGAAGGCGATG ATTGTCTGGGTCATGCTCATGTACTTCTGGCCGCGTTTGAAAGA CACGTGGATGGCAGTTTTTCGGTCAAGCCcctgaaacaaaagcaaatc GTGGATCGTGTCAGCTACCTCTTACAGGAGATCTATGGGatcgaaaacaaaaacaaccaggAGACCAAG CCCTCCGACGACGAGAACAGCGATAACAGTAATGAATGTGTGGTCTGCTTGTCCGATCTGCGCGACACACTTATCCTGCCCTGCAGACACTTGTGTCTCTGCAACTCCTGCGCTGACACGCTGCGCTACCAGGCCAACAACTGCCCCATCTGCAGGCTGC CCTTCAGAGCTTTACTGCAGATCAGAGCTGTGAGGAAAAAGCCCGGAGCGCTCTCGCCGGTCTCCTTCAGTCCGGTTCTGGCTCAGACGATGGACCATGACGAGCACTCTGTTAGTGCAACGCTTTATTCAGCTCCGTTTGCTTTTGCACTTACTTTCCTGTTTGTGTTCCAGCAGAGCACAGACTCGGTGCCCCCGGGCTTCGAGCCCATCTCCCTGTTGGAGGCCCTGAACGGCCTCCGCTCCGTGTCCCCACCCAtcccctctgctcctctctACGAGGACATCAACTTCTCGGGTGGTCTCGGCGGCGACGGTCGGCAGCTCAGCTCCCCGGAGCACTTGAGCGACAGCAGCCTGCAGAAGGGCAAAGTCAGCAAGTCGCCTGACAG CACCCTTCGGTCTCCGTCTTCTCCGAtccaggaggaggacgaggagaaaCTGTCGGAGATGTCTGACGCTCAGCCTCACACTCTTCTGTCCAGCAGCCCGGCTCCCACAGAC GCGACAGCGACAGAGGACGCGGCCGAGTCTTTGTCCCCAGATGATG AAGACAGGCTTCATGCAGGAGGCGACATCTTACAGGACTGCAGCAGCGAGCGCAGCAGCTTAACAAAAACCGAGAGCGGCGACCCCGGTGACCTTTCTCTGCCTG GCTCGTCCGAGTCGACCGAAAGCTTGAAGAGCCAGAGCACCAACTGCTCCAGCCAGCCTTTACTGTATCCAACAAGCAGCCTTCACATGGAGGACGAGCACCTGGGGCCCTGA
- the mgrn1b gene encoding E3 ubiquitin-protein ligase MGRN1b isoform X2, producing the protein MGSILSRRIAGVEDIDIQANSAYRFPPKSGNYFASHFFMGGEKFDTPHPEGYLFGENMDLNFLGNRPVQFPYVTPAPHEPVKTLRSLVNIRKDSLRLVRYKDDLDGSGEEGAKPKVQYGVEFTFDADARVAITLYCQAFEEFSNGMAIYSPKEASLASETVHYKRGVNQQFSMPSFKIDFSEWKEEDLNFDLDRGMFPMVIQAVVDEGDDCLGHAHVLLAAFERHVDGSFSVKPLKQKQIVDRVSYLLQEIYGIENKNNQETKPSDDENSDNSNECVVCLSDLRDTLILPCRHLCLCNSCADTLRYQANNCPICRLPFRALLQIRAVRKKPGALSPVSFSPVLAQTMDHDEHSQSTDSVPPGFEPISLLEALNGLRSVSPPIPSAPLYEDINFSGGLGGDGRQLSSPEHLSDSSLQKGKVSKSPDSTLRSPSSPIQEEDEEKLSEMSDAQPHTLLSSSPAPTDATATEDAAESLSPDDEDRLHAGGDILQDCSSERSSLTKTESGDPGDLSLPGSSESTESLKSQSTNCSSQPLLYPTSSLHMEDEHLGP; encoded by the exons ATGGGGTCCATCCTGAGTCGCCGTATCGCTGGTGTAGAGGACATCGACATCCAGGCGAACTCGGCCTATAGGTTTCCTCCTAAATCAG GAAATTACTTTGCAAGTCACTTTTTCATGGGAGGGGAGAAGTTCGACACCCCTCATCCCGAGGGTTATCTGTTTGGGGAGAACATGGACTTGAATTTTCTTGGAAATCGGCCAGTTCAG TTTCCCTATGTGACGCCTGCGCCGCATGAGCCGGTGAAAACTCTGAGGAGCCTGGTAAACATCAGGAAGGACTCGCTGCGCTTGGTCAG GTACAAGGACGATTTGGATGGTTCTGGAGAAGAGGGAGCGAAACCGAAGGTCCAGTACGGAGTGGAGTTCACGTTCGATGCTGACGCTCGTGTGGCCATCACTCTCTATTGTCAAGCGTTCGAGGAGTTTTCCAACGGGATGGCAAT CTACAGCCCCAAAGAGGCTTCTCTGGCGTCGGAGACTGTTCACTACAAGAGAGGAGTGAACCAGCAGTTCTCCATGCCGTCGTTCAAGATCGACTTCAGCGAGTGGAAGGAGGAAGAC ctgaactttgaccttgaCCGAGGCATGTTTCCGATGGTCATCCAAGCGGTGGTGGATGAAGGCGATG ATTGTCTGGGTCATGCTCATGTACTTCTGGCCGCGTTTGAAAGA CACGTGGATGGCAGTTTTTCGGTCAAGCCcctgaaacaaaagcaaatc GTGGATCGTGTCAGCTACCTCTTACAGGAGATCTATGGGatcgaaaacaaaaacaaccaggAGACCAAG CCCTCCGACGACGAGAACAGCGATAACAGTAATGAATGTGTGGTCTGCTTGTCCGATCTGCGCGACACACTTATCCTGCCCTGCAGACACTTGTGTCTCTGCAACTCCTGCGCTGACACGCTGCGCTACCAGGCCAACAACTGCCCCATCTGCAGGCTGC CCTTCAGAGCTTTACTGCAGATCAGAGCTGTGAGGAAAAAGCCCGGAGCGCTCTCGCCGGTCTCCTTCAGTCCGGTTCTGGCTCAGACGATGGACCATGACGAGCACTCT CAGAGCACAGACTCGGTGCCCCCGGGCTTCGAGCCCATCTCCCTGTTGGAGGCCCTGAACGGCCTCCGCTCCGTGTCCCCACCCAtcccctctgctcctctctACGAGGACATCAACTTCTCGGGTGGTCTCGGCGGCGACGGTCGGCAGCTCAGCTCCCCGGAGCACTTGAGCGACAGCAGCCTGCAGAAGGGCAAAGTCAGCAAGTCGCCTGACAG CACCCTTCGGTCTCCGTCTTCTCCGAtccaggaggaggacgaggagaaaCTGTCGGAGATGTCTGACGCTCAGCCTCACACTCTTCTGTCCAGCAGCCCGGCTCCCACAGAC GCGACAGCGACAGAGGACGCGGCCGAGTCTTTGTCCCCAGATGATG AAGACAGGCTTCATGCAGGAGGCGACATCTTACAGGACTGCAGCAGCGAGCGCAGCAGCTTAACAAAAACCGAGAGCGGCGACCCCGGTGACCTTTCTCTGCCTG GCTCGTCCGAGTCGACCGAAAGCTTGAAGAGCCAGAGCACCAACTGCTCCAGCCAGCCTTTACTGTATCCAACAAGCAGCCTTCACATGGAGGACGAGCACCTGGGGCCCTGA
- the polr3k gene encoding DNA-directed RNA polymerase III subunit RPC10 has product MLMFCPTCGNVLIVEEGHKCLRFACNTCPYVHNITRKVNNRKYPKLKEVDDVLGGAAAWENVDSTAETCPKCEHPRAYFMQIQTRSADEPMTTFYKCCNAQCGHRWRD; this is encoded by the exons ATGCTTATGTTTTGTCCAACGTGTGGGAACGTGCTAATAGTCGAGGAGGGACACAAGTGTTTGAGGTTCGCCTGCAACACTTGTCCCTACGTCCACAACATCACCAGAAAG GTAAATAATAGGAAATACCCGAAACTAAAGGAGGTGGACGATGTTCTTGGAGGAGCGGCAGCTTGGGAGAATGTGGACTCTACCGCGG AAACATGCCCCAAATGTGAGCACCCTCGAGCCTACTTCATGCAGATCCAGACTCGCTCTGCTGATGAACCCATGACCACTTTCTACAAATGCTGCAACGCTCAGTGTGGACACCGATGGAGAGATTGA